Proteins from one Gossypium raimondii isolate GPD5lz chromosome 8, ASM2569854v1, whole genome shotgun sequence genomic window:
- the LOC105793705 gene encoding putative Myb family transcription factor At1g14600: MVMMKKNPLNLYDEDEEGDDGTKARDGASSSNSIVEECEKKASPNGVRHYVRSKMPRLRWTPELHLSFVRAVERLGGQERATPKLVLQLMNIKGLSIAHVKSHLQMYRSKKINDQGKDDYLPQNLWHQSTLHDHQRVISDISWSAFCGNRTPEPYLTNFINSRRKACSNARNEILYNMNNNFIFSQQPVNEMVDDCESNGAQIQPMLMHMHPCFANKWFGRGAERQGTSKRKPLDEDLDLSLSLSTKLRRKTSNEEEATNSNLSLSLS, encoded by the exons ATggtgatgatgaagaagaatcCATTGAACTTATATGATGAAGATGAGGAAGGTGATGACGGAACTAAGGCCAGAGATGGTGCAAGTTCAAGCAACAGCATCGTTGAAGAATGTGAGAAGAAGGCAAGTCCAAATGGGGTGCGGCACTATGTAAGATCAAAGATGCCAAGGCTACGATGGACCCCTGaacttcatctttcttttgttcGAGCCGTGGAGAGACTTGGCGGTCAGGAGA GAGCAACTCCAAAGCTTGTCTTGCAACTAATGAACATCAAGGGTCTTAGCATTGCACATGTGAAGAGCCATTTGCAG ATGTATCGGAGCAAGAAAATCAATGATCAGGGTAAAG ATGATTACCTTCCTCAAAATCTTTGGCATCAGTCCACGCTTCATGATCATCAAAGAGTTATCAG TGATATTTCATGGAGTGCTTTCTGTGGAAATCGAACGCCTGAGCCGTACCTGACTAATTTCATAAATAGTAGAAGGAAAGCTTGTTCAAACGCAAGGAATGAGATTCTGTACAATATGAATAATAACTTCATCTTCAGTCAGCAACCTGTTAATGAAATGGTAGATGACTGTGAAAGCAACGGAGCACAAATACAGCCAATGCTAATGCATATGCATCCCTGTTTTGCAAACAAATGGTTTGGGAGAGGAGCAGAAAGGCAGGGAACGTCCAAAAGAAAACCGCTTGACGAAGACCTTGATTTGAGCCTATCACTGAGCACAAAGTTGAGGAGAAAGACATCCAATGAAGAAGAAGCGACGAATAGCAATTTATCTCTTTCGTTATCTTAA